A window of the Lactuca sativa cultivar Salinas chromosome 5, Lsat_Salinas_v11, whole genome shotgun sequence genome harbors these coding sequences:
- the LOC111897259 gene encoding laccase-17, with the protein MGGIFLSLLAITSLLPLYTIGGTTRSYEFNIELQNVTRLCHTKSMVTVNGKFPGPRIVAREGDRLLIKVTNHVSSNITIHWHGIRQLRSGWADGPAYITQCPIQTGQSYVYNYTVIGQRGTLFWHAHISWLRASVYGPLIILPKLNVPYPFTKPYKEVPIIFGEWFNTDPEAIISQATQTGGGPNVSDAYTFNGLPGPLYNCSAKDTFKLKVKTGKTYLLRLINAALNDELFFSIANHTLTVVEADAIYVKPFKTETLILAPGQTTNVLLKTKSKFPGANFLMSARPYVTGQGTFDNSTVAGILEYESPVPMKNLPLFTPTLPSLNDTSFVSKFSNRLRSLANSKFPANVPQKIDKHLFFTVGLGTAPCAQNRTCQGPNGARFAASINNVSFVQPSVALLQSHFFNKSKGVYSPYFPINPVHWFNYTGTPPNNTFVSNGTKLMVLPFNTSVELVMQDTSILGAESHPLHLHGFNFFVVGQGFGNYDPKKDPKNFNLVDPIERNTVGVPSGGWVAIRFLADNPGVWFMHCHLEVHTGWGLKMAWLVLDGELPNQKLLPPPADLPKC; encoded by the exons ATGGGTGGAATTTTCTTGTCATTGTTAGCAATAACTTCACTGCTTCCTTTGTATACAATTGGTGGAACTACCAGGAGCTATGAGTTTAAC ATCGAGCTGCAAAACGTGACACGACTGTGCCACACAAAAAGCATGGTTACGGTCAATGGAAAATTTCCAGGTCCACGTATTGTCGCTCGAGAGGGTGATCGGCTTCTTATAAAAGTTACTAACCATGTCTCCAGTAACATTACAATCCATTG GCATGGTATTAGACAACTTCGGAGTGGATGGGCCGATGGGCCAGCATACATAACTCAATGCCCCATACAAACTGGCCAGAGTTATGTGTACAACTACACTGTTATTGGACAAAGAGGAACATTGTTTTGGCATGCACATATATCATGGTTACGAGCAAGTGTTTATGGTCCTCTCATCATTCTGCCAAAGCTTAATGTCCCCTACCCTTTTACCAAGCCCTATAAAGAAGTTCCCATCATCTTTG GAGAGTGGTTCAATACTGATCCAGAGGCTATAATTTCGCAAGCAACACAAACCGGTGGGGGTCCAAATGTTTCCGATGCCTATACCTTCAATGGGCTTCCCGGACCTTTGTACAATTGCTCTGCTAAAG ACACATTCAAGCTGAAGGTAAAAACCGGGAAGACGTACCTCCTTCGACTGATCAACGCAGCACTCAATGATGAACTCTTTTTTAGCATAGCAAACCACACCCTCACCGTTGTTGAGGCTGATGCCATTTATGTAAAACCTTTCAAAACTGAAACGCTTATACTAGCTCCTGGTCAAACCACCAACGTCCTCCTTAAAACCAAATCCAAATTTCCCGGTGCCAACTTTCTCATGTCTGCTAGACCATATGTAACGGGTCAAGGAACCTTTGACAATTCCACAGTTGCTGGTATTCTCGAATATGAGTCACCTGTTCCGATGAAAAATCTTCCACTCTTTACACCAACATTACCATCTTTAAATGACACTTCATTCGTGTCAAAGTTTTCAAATAGACTTCGAAGCTTGGCAAACTCTAAATTTCCTGCTAATGTCCCACAGAAGATCGACAAACATTTATTTTTCACAGTAGGACTTGGGACGGCCCCTTGTGCGCAAAATAGAACTTGCCAAGGACCGAACGGGGCTAGATTCGCTGCATCCATAAATAATGTGTCATTCGTACAACCAAGTGTTGCCCTTCTCCAGTCCCACTTCTTTAATAAATCGAAGGGTGTTTATAGTCCTTATTTCCCTATCAACCCAGTGCATTGGTTTAATTATACCGGAACTCCTCCAAATAACACCTTTGTGAGCAATGGTACAAAGCTCATGGTTCTTCCTTTCAATACTAGTGTGGAGTTGGTCATGCAAGATACCAGCATTCTTGGTGCCGAAAGCCACCCTCTTCATCTCCATGGCTTCAATTTCTTTGTTGTTGGTCAAGGGTTTGGAAACTACGATCCTAAGAAGGACCCTAAGAACTTCAATCTTGTGGACCCTATCGAAAGAAACACGGTTGGTGTGCCTTCTGGTGGGTGGGTTGCTATACGATTTCTAGCGGACAACCCAG GGGTGTGGTTCATGCATTGTCATTTGGAAGTTCATACCGGTTGGGGTTTGAAGATGGCATGGCTCGTCTTGGATGGAGAACTACCTAACCAAAAGCTCTTACCTCCACCGGCTGATCTTCCAAAATGTTAA